The nucleotide window CCGGAGCCGCCGAGGGCCGGGTGCGGGTGCGGGTGCAGGCGGGGGAGTCGTGGGACGGGCTCGTCGCCTGGGCGGTGGAGCAGGGGCTCTCGGGCATCGAGGCGCTCTCGGGCATCCCGGGCCTGGCGGGCGGGGCGCCCGTGCAGAACATCGGCGCCTACGGGCAGGAGCTGTCGGAATCGCTCGTCGCGATCGATTTCCTCGCCGAGGGGGCCGACGCCCCCGTGCGGATGAGCGCCGCCGAGCTCGAACTCGGCTACCGCACCTCCGTGCTGAAGCAGGGCCTGGCCGGCATCGTCGTCTCGATCGAACTCGAGCTGCACGACACGGCCGCCGAACGCGAGGTGCTCGGTGACGCCCTCGGGCAGCCCATCGCCTACGCCCAGCTCGCCAACGCCCTCGGCGTGCAACTCGGCGACCGCGTGCCGCTCGCGCGCGTGCGCGAATCGGTGCTGGGGCTGCGTCGTTCGAAGGGCATGGTGCTGGACGCGGCCGACCCCGACACGGCCAGCGCCGGCTCGTTCTTCACGAACCCGATCGTCACCGAGCGCTTCGCCCGCACCCTGCCGGCCGATGCGCCCCGCTGGGTGCTCGCCGAGGAGACCCCGGACGAGATCGTGCCGCTCGATGCCGCCGATGCCGCCGACGCATCCCCGCTCGACGAGTTCCTCGCCTTCCAACGCGACGCCGAGGAGTCGGCCGCGCCGCCCGCTGGTGAGGAGCCGGCCGAGACGCTCGTGAAACTGTCGGCGGCCTGGCTCATCGAGCAGTCGGGCATCCACCGCGGCTTCGCCCTGCCGGCCTCGCGCGCGGGCGTCTCTTCGAAGCACACCCTCTCGATCACGAACCGCGGCGGGGCGACGGCCGCCGAGATCGCCGAGCTCGCCCGCTTCGTGCAGAACCGTGTGCATGCCGAGTTCGGTGTCGTGCTGCACCCCGAGCCGGTGCTCGTGGGCGTGTCGCTCTAGGCTCCGAGAGCCGCGAGGCGGCCTTCGAGGTAGCGGCGTTCGACGGCGGTCGGGGCGAGCCCGATCGCGCGGCGATAGCAGCGCCGTGCGGCAGTGGCGTCGCCGGCGCGGCGGTGGAAGTCGGCCTGCGCGGCCGGCAGCAGGTGGTAGGCGCCCAGGCCGCCGCCGGCTTCGAGGGCGGCGAGTTCTGCAAGGCCGCGCTCCGGGCCGTCGGCCATGCCGACGGCGATCGCCCGGTTCAGGGCGATGAACGGCGAATCGGAGCGGGCCGCGAGGCCGTCGTAGCAGGCGAGGATGCGGTGCCAGTCGGTGTCGGAGGCGGTCGCGGCGGATGCGTGGGCGCCCTGGATCTCGGCCTGCAGCCGGTATGCGCCGACCGGCCCGGAGCCGAGCCGGGTGAGGATCGCGAGGCCTTCGGTCAGGTCGGTGCGGTCCCAGCGGCTGCGGTCCTGGAGTTCGAGGGGGATGAGCCCGCCGTCGGGGGCCGCCCGCGCGGCCGTCCGCGCCCGCTGCAGCAGCATGAGGGCGAGCAGGGCCTCGGCCTCGGTCTCGTGCGGCAGCAGCCCGGCGACGAGCCGGGTCAGCCGGATCGCCTCGGTCGACAGGTCGACCCGCATGAGCCGTTCGCCGCTCGATGCGAGGTACCCCTCGTTGTGCACGAGGTACAGCACGGCGAGGACCGAGTCGAGGCGTTCGGGCAGGGCCTCGGGCGGCGGTACCCGGTACGGGATGCCGGCGGTGCGGATGCGGCGCTTGGCACGCACGAGGCGCTGCGCCATCGTCGCTTCGGGCACGAGGAATGCGCGGGCGATCTCGCCGGTCGCGAGCCCGCCGACCGTGCGGAGGGTGAGGGCGACCCGGGCATCCATCGCGAGCGCCGGATGCGCGCAGGTGAAGATCAGTCGCAGCCGGTCGTCGACCCACTCGGCGTCGGCGTCGGCTGCGACGGCGTCGGCCGGGTCGGGCGGGCCGCCGGGTTCTTCGACGTCGCGCCACTCGCGCAGTTTCTCGACCTCGACGCTGCGGCGGCGCAGCCGGTCGAGGGCGAGGTGGCGGGCCGTCGTCGTGAGCCAGGCGCCGGGCCGGCTCGGGATGCCGTCGCGCGGCCAGGTCCGGGCGGCGCGTTCGAATGCGGCCGCGCTCGCTTCCTCGGCGACGTCCCAGTCGCCGGTGGTGCGGATGAGCGTGGCGACGACGTGCGCCCACTCCTCGGTGAACGCCGCCCGCAGCGCGGCGTCGACCCCGGCGTCGGCCCCGGCATCCGGGGCCGACGCGTCCGGGGTCGACGCCTGCCGGCTCAGCGCCAGACCTCCGCGCGCGGGGCGGATGCGCCCGGGCCCGTTGTCAGGCGCGGTTCGGTGCGCTGCGCGGACTCGGCGGCTTCGCGGCGCGTGCGCTCGGCGTGGTCGGCGTGCACGTCGAGCGGCCAGAGCGGCCGCAGCTCGATCGTGCCCGCGCGTGCCATGGGGTGCCGGGCCGCGATCGAGACGGCGTCGGCCAGGCCTGCGGTGTCGAGCAGGTCGAGTCCGGCGATCCATTCCTTGGCCTCGGTCAGCGGCCCGTCGCTGACGACGAGCTCGCCGCCCCGCAGCATCACGCGCGTCGTCGCGTCGGGCGCCTGGAGCCGGTTGCCGAACAGGCGCTCGCCGTTCGCGCCGGTTTCGGCCACCCAGGCTTCGGGGGATTCGTCGACGTCCTCCCCGTTCGGGTCGGCGACGACGAGCAGCAGGTACCGGCTGCGGCCGGGCTTCGGTTCGGCGTCGAAGCCGTCCGGCACGAGCCGGTCGCCGTCGGCGACCACCCCGCCTTCGCCGCGCCAGAACGGCCGGATCTCGACCTCCCCGAAGCGGGCGACGGGATGCCGGGAGGCGATCTCGATGGCCTCGTCGAGGCTCGGCACGTCGATCACGTCGAAACCGCCGATCGCCTCCTTCGCCTCCGAGAACGGCCCGTCGGCGATGAGCAGTTCGCCGCCGCGCACCCGCACGGTCGTCGCGTCGTGCTCGGGCCGCAACCGCTCCCCGTACTCGAGGACGCCGCGGGCGATGCCGTCGGCATCCCATTCGGCGATGTCGTCGAGGGCGGGGTCGTAGGGCTGCGGGTCGGCACCCTGCGTGTAGAACAGCGCGTATTCCATGTCGGAATCCTCTCTCTCGGTCACGCTACGCACTGACGACGAACGGGGGAACCCGAAATCGACATCCGACCGCCGGTCGAGGAGCGACGAAGCAGCGTATCGAGGCCCACCCGCCGGTCGAGTAGCGAGCGTCAGCGAGCGTATCGAGACCTTTCCGCAGGGTCTCGGTACGGCGCTGCGCGCCTACTCGACCGTCGGCCCGTCCGCCGGTCGAGTAGCGAGCGTCAGCGAGCGTATCGAGACCTTCCCACCGGGTCTCGATACGGCGCTGCGCGCCTACTCGACCGACGACCCGTTCGCCGGTCGAGTAGCGAGCGTCAGCGAGCGTATCGAGACCATTCCACCGGGTCTCGATACGGCGCTGCGCGCCTACCCGACCCGACCCGACCGCCGGTCGAGTAGCGAGCGTCAGCGAGCGTATCGAGACCTTTCCGCAGGGTCTCGATACGGCGCTGCGCGCCTACTCGACCGTCGGGCGGCAGGCGGCCGTTCCCCCGCCGCCGAGCCACGCCGCCGAGGCCGGCCACAGGGTCTCGCGGAAGCGGTCGTGGAACAGGCCGAGGTGGCCGATCTTCGTCACGCCGACCGCGGCCGGATCCACGCGGCGCTGCTCGGCCCGCGCCCGCGGGAGGTAGCCGAGCAGGCGAGCCGTCGCCGCGTCGGTGGCGAACGGGTCGTCGCCGGCGGCGACGGCGAGCACGTCGGGTTCGAGCTCGGCGACCCGGGCCATGATCTCCTCTCCGCCCTGGCCGATAGTGCGGGCGAAGTCTTTCCGCCCGCGGGCCCAGTCGAGGGCGACGCCGCGGGGCACGTCCTCCATCCACCCGAGCCGACGCCCCGGAAAATACCCGCACAGGGCCGAAACGGCTGGCATCACCAGGTGCCACCGCCACACCATCAGGGCACGCTCGCCGCGCGCGTAGTCGGGCCAGTGCGCGTGCTGCGCGCCGA belongs to Agromyces archimandritae and includes:
- a CDS encoding UDP-N-acetylmuramate dehydrogenase, with translation MDAVTNLSELTTLRVGGPAARLETATDPAELARLAGRAWADGEPLLVVGGGSNLLVGDDGFDGTVLRIATRGIERATGAAEGRVRVRVQAGESWDGLVAWAVEQGLSGIEALSGIPGLAGGAPVQNIGAYGQELSESLVAIDFLAEGADAPVRMSAAELELGYRTSVLKQGLAGIVVSIELELHDTAAEREVLGDALGQPIAYAQLANALGVQLGDRVPLARVRESVLGLRRSKGMVLDAADPDTASAGSFFTNPIVTERFARTLPADAPRWVLAEETPDEIVPLDAADAADASPLDEFLAFQRDAEESAAPPAGEEPAETLVKLSAAWLIEQSGIHRGFALPASRAGVSSKHTLSITNRGGATAAEIAELARFVQNRVHAEFGVVLHPEPVLVGVSL
- a CDS encoding RNA polymerase sigma factor, coding for MRPARGGLALSRQASTPDASAPDAGADAGVDAALRAAFTEEWAHVVATLIRTTGDWDVAEEASAAAFERAARTWPRDGIPSRPGAWLTTTARHLALDRLRRRSVEVEKLREWRDVEEPGGPPDPADAVAADADAEWVDDRLRLIFTCAHPALAMDARVALTLRTVGGLATGEIARAFLVPEATMAQRLVRAKRRIRTAGIPYRVPPPEALPERLDSVLAVLYLVHNEGYLASSGERLMRVDLSTEAIRLTRLVAGLLPHETEAEALLALMLLQRARTAARAAPDGGLIPLELQDRSRWDRTDLTEGLAILTRLGSGPVGAYRLQAEIQGAHASAATASDTDWHRILACYDGLAARSDSPFIALNRAIAVGMADGPERGLAELAALEAGGGLGAYHLLPAAQADFHRRAGDATAARRCYRRAIGLAPTAVERRYLEGRLAALGA
- a CDS encoding YciI family protein; amino-acid sequence: MEYALFYTQGADPQPYDPALDDIAEWDADGIARGVLEYGERLRPEHDATTVRVRGGELLIADGPFSEAKEAIGGFDVIDVPSLDEAIEIASRHPVARFGEVEIRPFWRGEGGVVADGDRLVPDGFDAEPKPGRSRYLLLVVADPNGEDVDESPEAWVAETGANGERLFGNRLQAPDATTRVMLRGGELVVSDGPLTEAKEWIAGLDLLDTAGLADAVSIAARHPMARAGTIELRPLWPLDVHADHAERTRREAAESAQRTEPRLTTGPGASAPRAEVWR
- a CDS encoding alpha/beta hydrolase family protein → MNTPIAYEDVTVVCADGYPLAARVFRPEPANDRKRTVVITAATGAKASYYWRYAGFLAEQGFRALVADYRGVGRSAPGRGAVDLRRLTARWHEWGTLDADALIGFALAEGAGREIVAVGHSFGGLALCLAPQAGTITRLLTVGAQHAHWPDYARGERALMVWRWHLVMPAVSALCGYFPGRRLGWMEDVPRGVALDWARGRKDFARTIGQGGEEIMARVAELEPDVLAVAAGDDPFATDAATARLLGYLPRARAEQRRVDPAAVGVTKIGHLGLFHDRFRETLWPASAAWLGGGGTAACRPTVE